A part of Synechococcales cyanobacterium T60_A2020_003 genomic DNA contains:
- the rimP gene encoding ribosome maturation factor RimP, with translation MTHPLTPQILELATPIATSLGLDVVDAVFQTNHSPPVLRIDIRNPAQDTGLDDCERMSRALEEVLDESELIPDAYVLEVSSPGISRSLTTERDFISFKGFAVTVSLNEPFNGQKNISGKLVQRDETHLHLNLKGRAIAIPRELVTRVWFDERHA, from the coding sequence GTGACACATCCTCTAACTCCTCAAATTCTTGAATTGGCGACACCGATTGCAACATCACTTGGTTTGGATGTTGTAGATGCCGTGTTTCAAACGAATCACAGTCCCCCGGTGCTACGAATTGATATTCGCAATCCGGCTCAAGATACTGGTTTGGACGATTGTGAGCGTATGAGCCGAGCGCTGGAAGAAGTCCTAGATGAATCGGAGCTGATTCCCGATGCCTACGTGTTGGAAGTATCGAGTCCGGGTATTTCCCGAAGCTTAACTACAGAGAGGGACTTCATCTCATTTAAAGGGTTTGCCGTCACGGTGTCGTTGAATGAACCGTTTAATGGTCAGAAAAACATCAGTGGCAAACTCGTGCAGCGTGACGAAACGCACCTGCATCTGAACTTGAAAGGACGAGCGATCGCCATTCCCCGTGAGCTTGTTACACGGGTTTGGTTTGACGAACGGCACGCTTAA
- the nusA gene encoding transcription termination factor NusA: MSMVSLPGLQAMIESISSERNLPKSAVQAALREALLKGYERYRRTNRGADMAYDDEYFSNFEVELDVEEEGFRVLATKAITEEVSNPDHQISLQEVQEVASEAQLGDTVILDVTPEQSEFGRMAAIQTKQVLAQKLRDQQRKLVQEEFEELEQTVLTARVLRFERQSVIMAVNSGMGKPDVEAELPKKFQLPNDNYRANATFKVYLKKVSDGSHRGPQLIVSRADAGLVVYLFDNEVPEIQDDVVRIIAVAREANPPSRSVGPRTKIAVDTLERDVDPVGACIGARGSRIQAVVNELRGEKIDVIRWSPDPATYIANALSPARVEQVRLMNPDERQAHVLVAEDQLSLAIGKEGQNVRLAARLTGWKIDIKDSAKYDYDAEDRKMQEILDAQRLHQEQLAAEAAAYAEELEPEEDVDFAEGAEVQDEAIASSTSDLNDDSIPQAVLDGEEFDSDAVKESEDGFGIEQEAAIERPRS; this comes from the coding sequence ATGTCAATGGTAAGTCTGCCTGGTTTGCAGGCCATGATCGAAAGTATTAGCAGCGAGCGCAATTTGCCTAAATCTGCAGTGCAAGCAGCACTGCGTGAAGCGCTTCTGAAAGGGTATGAGCGCTATCGCCGCACCAATCGAGGGGCTGACATGGCCTACGATGACGAGTACTTCAGTAACTTTGAAGTAGAGCTGGATGTCGAGGAAGAAGGCTTTCGGGTGCTCGCGACAAAAGCCATTACCGAAGAAGTCTCGAATCCCGATCATCAAATCTCGCTGCAAGAAGTCCAGGAAGTTGCGTCCGAGGCTCAGCTTGGGGATACGGTTATTTTGGACGTGACGCCTGAACAGAGCGAATTTGGGCGAATGGCCGCGATTCAGACTAAGCAGGTGCTCGCCCAGAAACTGCGGGATCAGCAGCGCAAGTTGGTTCAGGAAGAGTTCGAAGAGCTTGAACAAACAGTACTCACGGCACGGGTGCTACGCTTTGAGCGGCAGTCCGTCATTATGGCGGTGAACAGTGGTATGGGGAAGCCGGATGTGGAGGCGGAACTCCCTAAGAAGTTTCAGCTCCCGAACGATAACTATCGTGCCAACGCCACCTTTAAGGTTTACCTCAAGAAAGTATCGGATGGCTCTCACCGCGGGCCCCAACTGATTGTGTCACGAGCGGATGCTGGCTTAGTCGTTTACCTCTTTGATAATGAGGTGCCCGAAATTCAAGACGATGTTGTGCGGATCATTGCGGTGGCACGGGAGGCCAATCCCCCCTCTCGGTCGGTGGGGCCACGGACGAAGATTGCCGTTGACACGCTAGAACGGGACGTTGACCCGGTCGGAGCCTGCATTGGTGCTCGGGGTTCCCGAATTCAGGCCGTCGTGAATGAACTGCGCGGTGAAAAAATAGACGTAATCCGCTGGTCGCCGGATCCGGCCACGTATATTGCCAATGCCCTTAGTCCGGCACGAGTTGAGCAGGTGCGTCTGATGAATCCTGATGAGCGGCAAGCCCATGTCCTGGTGGCTGAAGATCAGCTGAGTTTGGCGATCGGCAAGGAGGGACAAAACGTTCGCCTAGCGGCTCGGTTAACGGGATGGAAGATTGACATTAAGGACTCAGCAAAGTATGACTACGATGCTGAAGATCGGAAGATGCAGGAAATTTTGGACGCTCAACGTTTGCATCAAGAACAGTTAGCGGCAGAAGCGGCGGCGTATGCCGAGGAACTGGAACCAGAAGAAGACGTTGATTTTGCTGAGGGGGCTGAAGTTCAAGATGAGGCGATCGCATCTAGTACATCGGATCTAAATGATGATTCAATCCCGCAAGCGGTATTAGACGGAGAAGAGTTCGATTCTGATGCGGTTAAAGAGAGCGAAGACGGCTTTGGAATCGAGCAAGAGGCTGCTATTGAGCGTCCCCGTTCGTGA
- a CDS encoding YlxR family protein: MQPNYRRCVSCRRVAPKAEFWRIVRVHPSRTVQLDEGAGRSAYVCPTATCLKLSQRKDRLGRSLKAAVPATLYQALWHRLDHQENPHEPVQDEA; the protein is encoded by the coding sequence ATGCAGCCTAACTATCGTCGGTGTGTTAGCTGTCGTCGGGTCGCACCTAAGGCAGAGTTCTGGCGGATTGTCCGAGTCCATCCCTCTCGAACAGTACAATTAGATGAGGGGGCTGGGCGCTCCGCCTACGTTTGTCCCACGGCAACCTGCCTGAAGCTATCTCAGCGTAAAGATCGGCTGGGGCGATCGCTCAAAGCAGCCGTCCCGGCAACCCTATATCAAGCGCTTTGGCATCGGTTAGACCATCAGGAAAATCCACACGAACCCGTTCAAGATGAGGCATAA
- the infB gene encoding translation initiation factor IF-2, with protein MNNSKVRIYELSKELNLDNRDILAICSQQSISAKSHSSTITEAEAEQIRAAAEHFTPSHTPSRVSASSNTASTTASAPTRKASQKPQILEVRSSTTRPSVTSPKRPAQPQPTSPSPERSAPAASAAVMPPPARPESPGGGSPSRPTAPAKAPQPSQTEAAQKKPKAPTQESKPTSDLNAPPISPNASAPRSKAQPEALKSQKPTPAPKLIKPPPRPSGRAPGSASAPSSSPSRTERPTPKSERAASAPKPKALEIVQVRSGEVSQSRTEGRSPAPSREGAAPPQRPKPVIELRRPPSRPSADAAAEADRKEGDDSIDTFVEVAEIPRLHRPEPPRQAVKKTKSRREEEEDEQELLQRKPATKAKRRQQLIDEDEDVFEDDFLDDQGEDSTPQVSLSLVRPPKPKSAQAGQPSRPTTATISKPKRGGSREQRRDRREQETKQERPEILYLRDEGISVHDLAEKMVVPETEVIKALFFKGIATNINQILDLPTATMVAEEFGILVETTEAEAEARKTEMLDAADLENLVRRPPVVTIMGHVDHGKTTLLDSIRKTKVAQGEAGGITQHIGAYHVDVEHNGHTEQIVFLDTPGHEAFTAMRARGARVTDIAILVVAADDGVRPQTIEAISHAKAAEVPIVVAINKVDKEEAQPDRVKQELTEYNLVPEEWGGDTIMVPVSAIKGDNLDTLLEMILLVSEVEDLYANPERPARGTVIEANLDKSRGPVATLLIQNGTLRVGDTLVAGSAFCKVRAMVDDRGDRVEVAYPSFAVEVLGLSDVPAAGDEFEVYAEEKDARAIASKRADAQRQSRLQQAMASRRVTLNSLSAQAQEGELKELNIVLKADVQGSVEAILGSLQQLPQNEVQVRVLLSAPGEITETDVDLAAASDAVIIGFNTTLASGARQAADNAGVDIREYNVIYKLLEDIQGAMEGLLEPEMVEEPLGQVEVRAVFPVGKGAVAGCYVLSGKAIRNCRVRVRRGNEVVHEGNLDSLKRMKDDTKEVNAGYECGIGLDHFNAWQEGDIIETFRLVSKRRTLTV; from the coding sequence ATGAATAACAGCAAAGTAAGAATCTACGAGTTATCAAAAGAGTTAAATTTGGACAATCGCGACATTTTGGCCATTTGTAGCCAGCAAAGTATTTCCGCAAAAAGTCATAGCAGCACGATTACCGAAGCAGAAGCGGAGCAAATTCGTGCCGCTGCCGAGCATTTCACTCCAAGTCACACACCTTCACGGGTCTCTGCGTCTTCTAACACTGCAAGTACTACGGCAAGTGCACCCACTCGGAAAGCGTCCCAAAAACCCCAGATTCTAGAGGTACGATCCTCAACCACTCGCCCCTCGGTGACCTCTCCTAAGCGTCCTGCCCAGCCTCAGCCCACATCTCCTTCCCCTGAACGCTCTGCACCTGCCGCTAGTGCTGCTGTAATGCCTCCGCCTGCGCGGCCTGAAAGTCCAGGAGGTGGCTCACCATCACGGCCAACTGCGCCTGCGAAAGCGCCCCAGCCCAGTCAAACGGAGGCTGCACAAAAGAAACCTAAAGCACCTACGCAAGAATCAAAGCCTACGTCAGACTTAAACGCACCGCCCATCTCACCAAACGCCTCTGCTCCAAGATCCAAGGCTCAACCGGAAGCGCTGAAATCGCAAAAGCCGACGCCTGCACCCAAGTTGATCAAACCACCGCCACGTCCGAGTGGTCGTGCGCCCGGCTCTGCCTCGGCACCGAGTTCTTCACCGTCTCGGACTGAGCGTCCTACACCCAAGTCTGAACGGGCTGCCTCTGCACCCAAACCGAAGGCATTGGAAATTGTTCAGGTTAGGAGTGGAGAGGTATCCCAATCCCGGACTGAAGGGCGATCGCCTGCACCCAGTCGAGAAGGGGCTGCACCGCCTCAGCGTCCGAAACCCGTGATTGAACTGCGGCGTCCTCCCAGTCGGCCTAGTGCGGATGCAGCGGCTGAGGCTGATCGCAAAGAAGGTGACGATTCCATTGATACGTTTGTCGAAGTAGCCGAAATTCCAAGGCTGCATCGTCCAGAGCCACCGCGCCAAGCGGTGAAGAAAACAAAAAGTCGCCGTGAGGAGGAAGAGGATGAACAAGAGCTTCTCCAGCGTAAGCCTGCGACAAAGGCCAAGCGTCGTCAACAGTTGATTGATGAGGATGAGGATGTTTTTGAAGATGACTTCCTAGATGACCAGGGTGAAGATTCAACTCCCCAGGTGAGTCTGTCGTTAGTCCGTCCACCGAAGCCCAAGAGTGCTCAGGCGGGACAACCCTCACGCCCGACAACGGCCACGATTTCTAAGCCGAAGCGTGGTGGTTCCCGTGAACAGCGGCGCGATCGCCGCGAGCAGGAAACCAAGCAAGAGCGTCCTGAGATTCTATATCTCCGGGATGAGGGAATTTCGGTTCATGATTTAGCGGAGAAGATGGTTGTTCCCGAAACAGAGGTCATCAAAGCTCTCTTCTTTAAGGGAATTGCTACCAACATCAACCAAATTCTAGATTTGCCCACGGCAACCATGGTGGCGGAAGAGTTCGGCATTTTGGTTGAAACGACGGAAGCCGAAGCGGAAGCCCGTAAGACCGAAATGCTGGATGCTGCTGACCTGGAGAACTTGGTGCGGCGTCCCCCTGTAGTCACCATTATGGGACACGTTGACCACGGTAAGACAACCCTGCTGGACTCCATTCGCAAAACAAAGGTTGCTCAAGGCGAGGCTGGAGGCATCACCCAGCACATCGGTGCTTACCATGTTGATGTGGAGCATAACGGACATACCGAGCAAATCGTCTTTTTGGATACCCCTGGTCACGAAGCGTTTACCGCGATGCGGGCACGGGGTGCACGAGTCACCGATATTGCCATTCTGGTCGTGGCTGCCGATGACGGGGTGCGTCCCCAGACGATTGAAGCGATTAGCCATGCCAAGGCCGCTGAAGTTCCAATCGTCGTTGCGATTAACAAGGTCGATAAGGAAGAGGCTCAGCCGGATCGGGTGAAACAGGAGTTAACGGAGTACAACCTGGTACCTGAAGAGTGGGGTGGCGACACCATTATGGTTCCGGTGAGTGCAATCAAGGGCGATAACCTAGATACATTGCTGGAAATGATCTTGCTGGTATCCGAGGTTGAGGACCTCTATGCCAACCCAGAACGTCCTGCACGGGGTACGGTCATTGAGGCCAATCTCGATAAATCTCGCGGTCCAGTGGCAACACTGCTCATCCAAAACGGAACCTTGCGCGTTGGGGATACTCTGGTCGCAGGTTCGGCCTTCTGTAAGGTGCGAGCCATGGTGGACGATCGGGGCGATCGCGTTGAGGTGGCCTATCCATCCTTCGCGGTTGAGGTGCTGGGACTGAGTGATGTCCCAGCCGCTGGTGACGAGTTCGAAGTCTACGCGGAGGAGAAAGATGCACGGGCGATCGCGTCCAAGCGTGCGGATGCCCAGCGGCAATCGCGTCTACAGCAGGCCATGGCGTCTCGACGGGTGACGCTGAACTCGCTGTCTGCTCAGGCGCAGGAAGGCGAACTGAAGGAACTCAATATCGTCTTGAAGGCCGATGTTCAGGGTTCGGTAGAAGCGATCCTCGGTTCGTTACAGCAGCTACCTCAGAATGAGGTGCAAGTGCGTGTTCTACTCTCTGCACCGGGTGAGATCACCGAAACGGACGTCGATTTGGCGGCTGCCAGTGACGCTGTCATTATTGGCTTCAACACCACCCTGGCTAGCGGTGCGCGGCAAGCGGCAGACAATGCTGGGGTCGATATCCGCGAGTACAACGTCATCTATAAGCTGTTGGAAGATATCCAAGGCGCGATGGAAGGTCTACTAGAACCCGAAATGGTCGAAGAGCCGCTGGGTCAGGTGGAAGTCCGAGCCGTCTTCCCTGTGGGCAAGGGAGCCGTTGCGGGTTGCTACGTCCTGTCAGGTAAGGCGATCCGAAACTGCCGCGTGCGGGTTCGCCGAGGAAATGAGGTAGTGCATGAAGGCAACCTTGACTCTCTGAAGCGGATGAAAGATGACACGAAGGAAGTCAATGCTGGGTATGAGTGCGGTATTGGGCTCGATCACTTCAATGCATGGCAGGAAGGTGACATTATCGAGACGTTCCGCTTAGTCTCCAAGCGTCGTACCCTAACCGTGTAA
- a CDS encoding DUF4278 domain-containing protein → MTLTYRGQTYTPSYTTIEAPKVPLFGTYRGRTYSFTAPQPAELATEEMTYRGITYNKRPGEKMINSRQTMQLRRKCQHPAFNG, encoded by the coding sequence ATGACGCTGACATACCGAGGCCAAACCTACACTCCCAGCTACACCACCATCGAAGCCCCTAAAGTTCCCCTGTTTGGAACCTATCGCGGACGGACATATAGCTTCACCGCTCCTCAACCCGCAGAACTTGCCACTGAAGAGATGACCTATCGTGGTATCACCTACAACAAGCGCCCTGGCGAGAAAATGATCAACAGCCGCCAAACGATGCAACTGCGGCGCAAATGTCAACATCCCGCATTCAACGGTTAA
- a CDS encoding DUF4278 domain-containing protein, producing the protein MKLSFLGKSYESSNSAVDSIETQEQLTFRGKHYNRKDYLVKNRSKEELTLTFMGRQYVR; encoded by the coding sequence ATGAAACTCTCTTTCCTCGGCAAATCCTACGAATCGTCTAACTCCGCTGTGGATAGCATCGAAACCCAAGAGCAACTGACCTTTCGCGGCAAGCACTACAACCGCAAGGACTATCTGGTCAAAAACCGCTCAAAGGAAGAGTTGACCTTGACTTTCATGGGTCGTCAGTACGTCCGGTAA
- a CDS encoding PetM family cytochrome b6-f complex subunit 7 encodes MGPEFYNALILSSTLILVGLGMGFLLLRLQGGEE; translated from the coding sequence ATGGGTCCAGAATTTTATAATGCATTAATTTTGTCCTCCACTCTAATCTTAGTGGGCTTAGGAATGGGCTTTTTGCTGCTCCGTCTGCAAGGCGGCGAAGAGTAG
- the pdxA gene encoding 4-hydroxythreonine-4-phosphate dehydrogenase PdxA: MHALDSSLTPTPKQPRSTLPPLAIAFGDPAGIGPEIVLKSLVDVDRDRTLVFGSRQLLLRTYEHLRSLPIQAADPAHLNIVDVAVEPAVINAVEWGQGNAASGEISFQALSQAIAHTLSGQCSAVVTAPISKALWAAAGHPYPGQTEVLAERAGVDRYGMMFVARSPHTDWTLRVLLATTHIPLRQVPDALTPELLTWKLDLLITTLRQDMGIVNPRIAIAGLNPHSGEAGQLGREEADWMQAWLAQMRDRHPQTTLDGLIPPDTMWVAPAKAWFGSPSPHHAHDAYLALYHDQGLIPVKLMGFDHAVNTTIGLPFIRTSPDHGTAFDIAGKGIADAASFKAALQLALELSQQRQAIATL; this comes from the coding sequence ATGCACGCTCTCGACTCTTCCTTGACTCCCACCCCTAAGCAACCCCGTTCCACACTCCCACCATTAGCGATCGCCTTTGGAGACCCCGCCGGGATTGGGCCAGAGATCGTCCTCAAATCCCTAGTCGATGTTGATCGCGATCGCACCCTTGTATTTGGCAGTCGGCAATTATTGCTCCGAACCTACGAACATCTGCGATCGCTCCCCATCCAGGCCGCTGATCCGGCTCACCTGAATATTGTGGATGTAGCGGTAGAGCCAGCGGTAATCAATGCGGTGGAGTGGGGACAGGGCAATGCGGCCAGTGGCGAAATCAGTTTTCAGGCACTCTCCCAGGCGATCGCCCATACCTTATCCGGTCAGTGTTCAGCGGTGGTGACAGCTCCCATTTCTAAGGCGTTGTGGGCAGCGGCAGGGCATCCCTATCCGGGGCAAACGGAAGTTTTAGCAGAACGGGCGGGCGTGGATCGGTATGGAATGATGTTTGTGGCGCGATCGCCCCATACGGATTGGACCTTGCGAGTGCTGTTAGCCACCACCCACATTCCGTTGCGTCAGGTTCCCGATGCCCTGACGCCAGAATTACTCACCTGGAAGCTTGACCTGTTGATCACGACGCTGCGCCAGGATATGGGCATCGTGAACCCTCGGATTGCGATCGCCGGACTCAATCCCCACAGTGGCGAAGCGGGACAATTGGGGCGAGAGGAAGCGGATTGGATGCAAGCCTGGTTGGCACAAATGCGCGATCGCCATCCCCAGACCACGCTAGATGGGTTGATTCCACCCGATACGATGTGGGTTGCCCCTGCCAAAGCCTGGTTTGGTTCCCCAAGTCCCCATCACGCCCATGATGCCTACCTTGCCCTGTATCACGATCAGGGCTTAATCCCGGTGAAGCTCATGGGATTTGACCATGCCGTTAATACAACCATCGGATTACCCTTCATTCGCACCTCGCCCGATCATGGCACCGCGTTTGATATTGCCGGGAAAGGGATTGCCGATGCCGCCAGCTTCAAGGCAGCCTTGCAGTTGGCGTTAGAACTGAGTCAGCAGCGACAGGCGATCGCTACATTGTAA
- a CDS encoding GNAT family N-acetyltransferase, whose protein sequence is MQTTYQQFQIRDWQPGDRQTAFDLIQDVLKEYGLCCEPDAADQDVWNVERAYWESGGAFWVVEQDGQIVGTAGFYPIARGTNAVEIRKMYLRPAARGQGLGRFLLRSLEAEIAQRGFSEIWIETATVLKEAVQLYECYGYQPSTGVETQRCDRVYVKPLETSRS, encoded by the coding sequence ATGCAGACAACCTACCAGCAGTTTCAGATTCGAGATTGGCAACCGGGTGATCGCCAAACCGCCTTTGATTTGATTCAAGATGTCCTCAAGGAGTATGGCTTGTGCTGTGAGCCGGATGCCGCCGATCAGGACGTGTGGAACGTAGAACGGGCGTATTGGGAGTCGGGCGGTGCATTTTGGGTGGTCGAGCAGGATGGGCAAATTGTGGGCACGGCAGGCTTCTACCCCATTGCCCGTGGTACCAATGCCGTCGAAATTCGGAAAATGTATCTGCGGCCAGCGGCGCGGGGACAAGGATTAGGTCGCTTTTTGCTGCGATCGCTCGAAGCGGAAATTGCCCAACGCGGCTTCTCGGAAATTTGGATTGAAACGGCAACGGTTTTAAAAGAAGCGGTGCAGCTTTACGAATGCTATGGCTACCAGCCTTCCACCGGGGTTGAAACCCAGCGGTGCGATCGCGTATATGTGAAACCGCTGGAAACCAGCCGTTCATGA
- a CDS encoding CPXCG motif-containing cysteine-rich protein — protein sequence MQNTAEYFCAYCGEPNTTFVDFSAGGQQSYVEDCQVCCRPNILYVRIDEDTLEIEIDSEYEG from the coding sequence GTGCAAAATACTGCGGAATACTTCTGCGCCTACTGTGGCGAACCCAACACAACGTTTGTAGATTTTAGTGCCGGAGGGCAACAGTCCTACGTGGAAGATTGCCAGGTGTGCTGTCGGCCTAATATTCTCTATGTGCGGATTGATGAAGATACCCTAGAGATTGAAATTGATAGCGAGTACGAAGGGTAG
- a CDS encoding class I SAM-dependent methyltransferase, with protein sequence MATILRDWSYRYPWLYDAIASVSAIAVGGTDRFRQLALQDLDLPPEATVLDLCCGGGQATRYLTALTPNVFGLDASPKALRRAIHHVPQATFVEGWAERMPFEDEQFDLVHTSAALHEMEPNQLRQIIKEVYRVLKPGGVFALVDFHAPQNPLFMPALAVFLLLFETETSWQLLRTDLPALLADFQFQNAPDAKAGDRPVPQAILYAGGSLQVIHAYKPLT encoded by the coding sequence TTGGCAACGATTTTGCGCGATTGGAGTTATCGGTATCCCTGGCTGTATGATGCGATCGCCTCTGTATCTGCGATCGCCGTGGGGGGAACCGATCGCTTTCGTCAGCTTGCTCTCCAGGATTTAGATCTGCCCCCAGAGGCTACGGTTTTGGATTTATGTTGCGGGGGTGGGCAGGCTACCCGGTATTTAACAGCTTTGACTCCCAATGTATTTGGACTCGATGCATCGCCCAAGGCCCTTCGCCGCGCGATTCACCACGTCCCCCAGGCCACTTTTGTGGAAGGTTGGGCAGAACGGATGCCCTTTGAAGATGAACAGTTTGACCTTGTCCATACCAGTGCTGCCCTGCACGAAATGGAACCGAATCAATTACGCCAAATTATCAAGGAAGTATACCGAGTGCTAAAACCGGGGGGCGTCTTTGCCCTTGTGGATTTTCATGCCCCTCAAAATCCGCTGTTTATGCCTGCCCTGGCGGTATTCCTCCTCCTGTTTGAAACAGAAACCTCGTGGCAGTTGCTTCGAACTGATTTGCCAGCATTGTTGGCCGACTTCCAGTTTCAGAATGCACCGGACGCAAAAGCGGGCGATCGCCCCGTGCCTCAAGCAATCCTGTACGCTGGGGGAAGCTTGCAGGTGATTCACGCCTACAAACCCCTGACCTAA